A genomic segment from Synergistaceae bacterium encodes:
- a CDS encoding ABC transporter permease: MNTKKIMYLLLNEAGIGVILVILCLLFSFRAPNFATMMNISNIFTQISINTVISVGMTFVILLGGIDLSVGSVLALCTILAGLTITDKSLSVGTAISLALLASMAAGMACGLFNGWVSENWKIHSFVVTLGMLNMARGAALQVSNSRTIFSFPKAFNAFGSLSYFGIPVIFIMAIILVLAAHFILKKTVFGRMIYAIGNNEEAVRLSGHNTKIYKVAAYVICGATVGMAAILYMLRLNIASPILGNGFELNAIAAVVIGGTSMSGGKGSLIGTLFGAAIIGVLNNGLLLLGMSDFARQIVTGAIIVFAVVLDTYRAKISLMLR, from the coding sequence ATGAATACCAAAAAAATAATGTATTTGCTGCTCAACGAAGCGGGAATCGGCGTGATCCTCGTCATATTGTGCCTGCTGTTTTCTTTCAGGGCGCCGAACTTCGCAACGATGATGAACATATCGAACATCTTCACGCAGATAAGCATCAACACGGTCATATCCGTGGGCATGACGTTCGTCATCCTCCTCGGGGGGATCGACCTCTCCGTCGGCTCGGTGCTCGCGCTCTGCACGATTCTGGCCGGACTGACGATAACGGACAAGTCGCTCTCCGTCGGTACGGCGATTTCCCTCGCCCTGCTCGCATCGATGGCGGCGGGCATGGCGTGCGGGCTCTTCAACGGGTGGGTCAGCGAGAACTGGAAGATTCACTCGTTCGTCGTGACGCTGGGTATGCTCAACATGGCGCGCGGCGCGGCCCTCCAGGTCAGCAACTCGCGTACGATCTTCTCGTTCCCGAAGGCGTTCAACGCGTTCGGGTCGCTCTCGTATTTCGGCATCCCCGTCATCTTCATCATGGCGATAATCCTTGTGCTGGCAGCCCACTTCATTCTCAAAAAGACCGTCTTCGGCCGGATGATTTACGCGATAGGCAACAACGAAGAGGCGGTCCGGCTCTCCGGCCACAACACCAAAATCTACAAGGTCGCGGCCTACGTGATATGCGGCGCGACGGTGGGTATGGCGGCGATACTTTACATGCTCCGCCTCAACATCGCCTCGCCCATCCTCGGAAACGGCTTCGAGCTCAACGCGATAGCGGCGGTGGTGATAGGCGGCACGAGCATGAGCGGCGGCAAGGGCAGCCTCATAGGGACGCTGTTCGGCGCGGCGATAATCGGCGTGCTCAACAACGGCCTCCTGCTTTTGGGCATGAGCGACTTCGCCCGCCAGATCGTGACGGGCGCGATCATCGTTTTCGCGGTGGTGCTCGACACGTACAGGGCGAAAATTTCCCTCATGCTGAGATGA
- a CDS encoding sugar ABC transporter ATP-binding protein, with protein sequence MEQDILSIKNVSKSFPGVRALSDVTLTIRRGEVHAMVGENGAGKSTLIKIICGIYPPDSGEMTLDGAPYAPRTPREAMDAGIRVVYQEFNLLSYLSVAENIFFDRLPRKGCVVDSKKLHSDASEVLRRVGLDIDPATPVELLGIAQMQLVEIAKAISSKCRVLVLDEPTATLSPGEISRLFDIIRIEKQQGLTVIYISHHLKEIYETGDRVTVLRNGELVDTRGVDGIKIPEIVSMMVGRRMSSEYPFMDEPAPEDVSLLEVRNLRIASSPHEISFALRRGEILGLSGLVGSKRTETVRAIFGADRKLGGSVLLKGRELAIRSPRDAVREGICLLTEDRKSQGLVLDMQLDANISLAALDKLSRGGLIDRRAEREHAESLVAGLSIKTPSTAQLVRNLSGGNQQKVVLAKWMMRNARVFIFDEPTRGIDVGAKYEIYMLLWRLLAEGKGIMIVSSDLSELIGICHRIIVFSNGQVSGEVLRPDFEQERILKYAYQVS encoded by the coding sequence ATGGAACAGGATATTCTGTCCATAAAAAACGTTTCCAAGAGTTTCCCCGGAGTGAGGGCGTTGTCCGACGTGACCCTGACCATCCGGCGCGGCGAGGTTCATGCCATGGTCGGAGAGAACGGCGCGGGCAAATCGACGCTCATCAAAATAATCTGCGGCATATACCCGCCCGACAGCGGCGAGATGACGCTCGACGGCGCGCCCTACGCGCCGCGTACGCCCCGCGAGGCGATGGACGCCGGCATCAGGGTCGTTTATCAGGAATTTAACCTCCTTTCTTACCTGTCCGTCGCTGAAAATATTTTTTTCGACCGTCTGCCCCGCAAAGGCTGCGTCGTGGACAGCAAAAAACTTCACTCGGACGCGTCGGAGGTTTTGCGCCGCGTCGGGCTTGACATAGACCCGGCGACGCCCGTCGAACTCCTGGGCATCGCGCAGATGCAACTCGTCGAGATAGCGAAGGCAATATCGTCGAAGTGCCGCGTGCTGGTGCTGGACGAACCGACGGCCACCCTCTCGCCCGGCGAAATATCGCGGCTTTTTGACATCATAAGAATCGAAAAACAACAGGGTTTGACGGTCATTTACATTTCGCATCACCTTAAAGAAATTTACGAAACAGGCGACAGGGTGACCGTCCTGCGCAACGGCGAACTCGTCGATACGCGCGGCGTGGACGGGATAAAGATACCCGAGATAGTGTCCATGATGGTCGGGCGCAGGATGAGCTCCGAGTATCCTTTTATGGACGAGCCCGCCCCCGAGGACGTCTCCCTTCTCGAAGTCCGCAACCTTCGTATCGCGTCAAGCCCGCACGAAATATCGTTCGCCTTGAGGCGCGGCGAGATATTGGGTTTGTCCGGCCTCGTCGGCTCGAAACGGACCGAGACGGTGCGCGCGATTTTCGGGGCCGACCGGAAGCTCGGCGGCAGCGTCCTGCTGAAAGGGCGCGAACTCGCCATCAGGTCTCCGCGCGACGCGGTGAGGGAGGGAATCTGTCTGTTGACCGAGGACAGAAAATCCCAGGGGCTCGTGCTCGACATGCAGCTCGACGCCAACATATCCCTTGCGGCGCTCGATAAGCTCTCCCGCGGCGGCCTCATCGACAGGCGCGCCGAACGCGAACATGCCGAATCCCTCGTCGCCGGTCTGTCCATCAAAACGCCGTCGACAGCGCAACTCGTCCGTAACCTGTCGGGCGGGAACCAGCAGAAAGTCGTCCTCGCCAAATGGATGATGCGCAACGCCCGCGTGTTTATCTTCGACGAACCCACGCGCGGCATCGACGTGGGCGCGAAGTATGAGATTTATATGCTGCTGTGGCGGCTGCTTGCTGAGGGCAAGGGCATTATGATAGTCTCGTCGGATTTGAGCGAGCTCATCGGGATTTGTCACAGGATAATCGTATTCTCCAACGGTCAGGTGTCGGGTGAAGTTCTTCGTCCCGACTTCGAGCAGGAACGCATTTTGAAATACGCGTATCAGGTTTCGTAG
- the msrB gene encoding peptide-methionine (R)-S-oxide reductase MsrB, with product MRNEKEAQVEVDPGGYQRPSEEELRKTLTDMQYRVTQNSATEPPFANEFYAQKDAGLYVDVVTGEPLFSSLDKYDSGCGWPSFTRPIDSQVIRERTDTSHGMIRSEVRSRVGDSHLGHVFGDGPLDKGGMRYCINSAALRFIPVGDLEKEGYGAFKKLFE from the coding sequence ATGCGAAATGAAAAAGAGGCGCAAGTGGAAGTCGATCCCGGGGGCTACCAGCGGCCTTCGGAGGAAGAGCTTCGAAAGACTCTCACGGACATGCAGTATCGCGTCACGCAGAACTCCGCCACGGAGCCTCCCTTTGCCAATGAATTTTACGCTCAGAAGGATGCGGGGCTCTACGTGGACGTGGTGACGGGAGAACCGCTGTTCTCGTCTCTGGATAAATACGACTCCGGCTGCGGCTGGCCCAGCTTCACCCGTCCGATAGACTCGCAGGTGATAAGAGAACGAACGGACACCAGCCATGGCATGATTCGCTCGGAGGTTCGCAGCCGCGTCGGCGATTCCCACCTTGGGCACGTTTTCGGGGACGGCCCTCTGGATAAGGGCGGGATGCGGTATTGCATCAACAGCGCCGCCCTTCGTTTTATTCCCGTCGGAGACCTCGAAAAGGAAGGCTACGGAGCGTTCAAAAAATTGTTTGAGTAA
- a CDS encoding diguanylate cyclase, whose protein sequence is MFNSLPLSAEEKDILNNLLNGVCVVDRARRIQYWNESALSITGYTAEDVVGKTCAKDVVAHTMGSESHCDALCPMLAGESSPVLTVDMRLRHRNGYTLPGKIRCVPLRDEADRVIGALEIFERTYVERDILNRLEDMGQKAYIDLLTGIPNRRYAEEALGDYLDIYEKRGRNLSVLLADVDFFKKVNDTWGHDTGDTVLRATAEALRASVRSVDLVSRWGGEEFLIILRDVNSRTLFERAEALRAQIDGRRMECGKNEVAVTMSFGGAAAKKGDSIESLVGRADACLYKSKRNGRNCVTVESDEE, encoded by the coding sequence TTGTTCAATTCGCTTCCGTTGTCGGCGGAGGAAAAAGACATTCTGAACAATTTGCTGAACGGGGTCTGTGTGGTGGACCGGGCGAGACGGATTCAGTACTGGAATGAATCGGCTCTGTCCATCACCGGCTATACCGCCGAAGATGTGGTGGGAAAAACCTGCGCGAAAGACGTGGTGGCTCATACGATGGGGTCCGAGAGTCACTGCGACGCGCTCTGCCCCATGCTGGCGGGAGAGTCTTCTCCGGTGCTCACCGTGGATATGCGACTGCGTCACAGAAACGGCTACACTCTGCCGGGAAAGATCCGATGCGTACCTCTGAGGGACGAGGCCGACCGGGTTATCGGAGCCCTTGAGATTTTCGAGCGTACCTACGTGGAGCGGGATATTCTCAACCGCCTGGAGGACATGGGGCAAAAAGCCTATATCGACCTTCTGACGGGGATTCCCAACCGGCGCTACGCCGAGGAGGCTCTGGGGGACTATCTGGACATCTACGAGAAAAGAGGGCGGAACCTCTCCGTTCTCCTGGCGGACGTCGATTTTTTCAAGAAAGTGAACGACACCTGGGGGCACGATACGGGAGACACGGTTCTCCGGGCTACGGCCGAAGCGCTTCGCGCCAGCGTGCGTTCCGTGGACCTGGTGAGTCGCTGGGGAGGGGAAGAATTTCTGATTATCCTGAGAGACGTCAACTCCAGGACGCTGTTTGAGAGAGCCGAAGCCCTTCGGGCGCAGATCGACGGGCGCAGGATGGAATGCGGCAAAAACGAGGTGGCCGTCACGATGTCCTTCGGCGGCGCGGCGGCGAAAAAGGGCGACTCCATCGAATCTCTGGTGGGCCGAGCCGACGCCTGCCTCTACAAAAGCAAACGGAACGGCAGAAACTGCGTCACCGTCGAGTCGGATGAGGAATAA
- a CDS encoding type III PLP-dependent enzyme produces MHVFDYSFELENYMTRERFEKIREFASTKQTPFLVTSLGVIDRKYDELKKAMPYAKVYYAIKANPEEKVLRLLLDKGSCFDIASVYELDLMLKLGATPDRLSYGNTIKKSRDIKYAYEKGLRLFASDSESDVRKLAENAPGSSVFFRILANGVGADWPLSRKFGAQPDVIFENVLLAKRLGLNPRGISFHVGSQQHDVTQWRIALNTCRELFDALRQHGIRLDLINMGGGFPAHYVHPVEETYVYAAEITDYMREFFGDEFPQVIVEPGRYMAGDAGVLVSEVVMISNKERESGIPWLYIDAGKFGGLIETMDECIRYPVYSERVGEANDYVLAGPTCDSMDVLYEKTPCRLPSNLQEGDRLYLFTAGAYTQTYSAVFFNGFPPLRSYVIE; encoded by the coding sequence GTGCATGTGTTTGACTATTCTTTCGAACTGGAGAATTACATGACGAGGGAAAGGTTTGAGAAGATCAGGGAATTTGCATCGACAAAGCAGACGCCGTTCCTGGTCACCTCCCTGGGGGTTATCGACAGAAAATATGACGAATTGAAAAAAGCTATGCCCTACGCCAAAGTTTACTACGCGATCAAAGCGAACCCCGAAGAAAAAGTTCTGCGGCTTTTGCTGGACAAGGGAAGCTGTTTCGACATCGCCTCCGTTTATGAACTGGATCTCATGCTGAAACTGGGAGCGACGCCGGACCGCCTGAGTTATGGCAACACCATCAAAAAAAGCCGGGACATCAAATACGCCTATGAAAAAGGGCTGCGTCTTTTCGCCTCGGACTCCGAAAGCGACGTCCGGAAGCTGGCGGAGAACGCGCCGGGAAGCAGCGTATTTTTCCGCATTCTGGCGAACGGAGTGGGGGCGGACTGGCCTCTGTCCCGCAAATTTGGGGCGCAGCCCGACGTGATTTTCGAGAACGTCCTTCTGGCGAAGCGGCTGGGGCTGAACCCCCGGGGAATTTCCTTTCACGTGGGATCCCAGCAGCACGACGTCACCCAGTGGCGTATCGCGCTGAATACCTGCAGGGAGCTTTTCGACGCTCTGAGGCAGCATGGAATCCGGCTTGATCTCATCAATATGGGAGGGGGATTTCCCGCCCACTACGTACATCCCGTTGAGGAGACCTACGTTTACGCGGCGGAAATCACGGACTACATGCGCGAGTTTTTCGGCGATGAGTTTCCCCAGGTGATCGTGGAACCCGGGCGTTATATGGCCGGCGACGCGGGAGTGCTTGTGTCGGAGGTCGTTATGATCTCCAACAAGGAGCGCGAAAGCGGAATCCCCTGGCTTTACATCGACGCGGGCAAATTCGGGGGACTCATCGAGACGATGGACGAATGCATCCGGTATCCCGTTTATTCCGAACGGGTCGGAGAGGCCAACGACTACGTTCTTGCGGGACCTACCTGTGACAGCATGGATGTTCTCTACGAAAAAACTCCCTGCCGGCTTCCCAGCAACCTGCAGGAAGGAGACAGGCTTTATCTCTTTACGGCGGGAGCCTACACCCAAACCTACAGCGCGGTTTTTTTCAACGGTTTTCCCCCTCTGCGGTCCTATGTCATCGAGTGA
- a CDS encoding MATE family efflux transporter, protein MTRDQKYDLTQGSIVGKLLMIATPIIGTQFLLFSYNLVDMFMLGRIGSDAVASAGAAGMYMWLANGLMYLGRMGAEIGVAQSFGRGEPEEAGKYSQNSLCLAGIIGLSYALICYFLAAPLIGFFRIREISVAADAVCYLATAAVGMPFAFITATAAGTFNGSGNSRVPFLINLAGLLCNVVLDPLFIFTFGMGVTGAAQATVVAQILAGTLSLAALARKKDRPFQRYPFNGKIEARRLLQILKWSLPVGLESNLFAFFSMILSRFVAGFGAPAIAVYRLGSQLEAMCWLACVGFASAITAFVGQNCGAGEWARIRSCFRIALLCTSLWGLLVTVVLFFFGSTLFGLFLPDPALVKMGGVFLRIMAVSQILSCFECTAAGSFRGLGKTLPPSIVTTVCNGLRVLLGYFLAHNAGWGAEGIWWGITLGAAARGIWITLWYVFEVHTNLLSIER, encoded by the coding sequence GTGACGAGAGATCAAAAATACGACCTGACCCAGGGCAGCATCGTCGGAAAGCTGCTGATGATCGCGACCCCCATCATCGGAACACAGTTTCTTCTGTTCAGCTACAATCTGGTGGACATGTTCATGCTCGGCAGGATTGGAAGCGACGCCGTGGCCTCCGCCGGAGCGGCGGGGATGTATATGTGGCTGGCGAACGGCCTCATGTACCTGGGGAGGATGGGCGCCGAAATCGGCGTGGCTCAGAGTTTCGGCAGAGGGGAGCCGGAAGAGGCCGGGAAATATTCGCAGAACTCCCTTTGTCTCGCCGGCATAATCGGCCTGTCTTACGCCCTGATCTGTTATTTTCTCGCCGCGCCCCTCATTGGATTTTTCAGGATTCGGGAAATTTCCGTGGCCGCGGACGCGGTTTGTTACCTGGCCACAGCCGCCGTCGGTATGCCCTTCGCCTTCATAACGGCCACCGCGGCGGGAACGTTCAACGGGTCCGGAAACTCCAGAGTTCCCTTTCTGATCAACCTGGCAGGCCTATTGTGCAACGTCGTTCTCGATCCGCTGTTCATCTTCACTTTCGGGATGGGCGTCACAGGAGCCGCTCAGGCCACGGTCGTCGCCCAGATCCTGGCCGGAACTCTGTCTCTGGCCGCTCTCGCCCGAAAAAAGGATCGTCCCTTCCAGCGTTATCCCTTCAACGGAAAAATAGAAGCCCGCCGCCTTCTGCAAATTTTAAAATGGAGCCTTCCCGTGGGACTGGAAAGCAATCTTTTCGCCTTCTTTTCCATGATTCTCTCCCGTTTCGTCGCCGGGTTCGGGGCTCCGGCCATCGCCGTCTACCGGCTGGGCAGTCAGCTGGAGGCCATGTGCTGGCTTGCCTGTGTCGGGTTCGCCTCGGCGATTACCGCCTTCGTCGGACAAAACTGCGGGGCGGGCGAATGGGCGCGGATACGGAGCTGTTTCCGGATCGCCCTTCTCTGTACGTCACTCTGGGGGCTTCTGGTCACCGTCGTTCTCTTTTTTTTCGGCTCGACGCTTTTCGGACTGTTCCTGCCCGACCCCGCCCTGGTGAAAATGGGAGGCGTTTTCCTTCGCATCATGGCCGTCTCCCAGATCCTGAGCTGTTTTGAGTGCACGGCAGCCGGGTCCTTCAGAGGACTGGGCAAAACGCTCCCTCCCTCCATTGTCACCACCGTCTGCAACGGCCTTCGCGTCCTTTTGGGGTACTTTCTGGCTCACAACGCCGGCTGGGGCGCGGAGGGCATCTGGTGGGGAATCACCCTGGGGGCGGCGGCCCGGGGAATCTGGATCACGCTCTGGTACGTTTTCGAGGTTCATACCAATTTGCTTTCAATCGAGCGTTAA
- a CDS encoding sugar ABC transporter substrate-binding protein yields the protein MKRILVAALTAFVLVACCTAVFAADRKPVVGLVMKSLANEFFKTMEEGAQKFAKEDGTFELIAVGMNSETDIDTQINAVENFISQKVDVIVLAPADSVGLVPSVKKAVDAGIIVVNFDVTLDKQALKDNGLPEDFLFVGPDNEEGSYLVGKFLGGKLGKGAKVIIIEGNPGADNAKQRKDGFDKAIAETGMTTLESTTAHWETEEANTVVTNLLTKYPDVQGVLCANDSMALGAARAIEAAGKVGKIELVGFDNIGACQELIKEGKMLATVDQFGPELAASGIKAGLAILRKEAGAQTSGWYKTDVKVVAAADLK from the coding sequence ATGAAAAGAATACTTGTTGCGGCATTGACGGCCTTTGTGCTTGTCGCCTGTTGTACGGCGGTATTCGCCGCCGACAGGAAGCCGGTGGTCGGCCTCGTGATGAAATCGCTGGCGAACGAGTTCTTCAAGACGATGGAAGAAGGCGCTCAGAAGTTCGCGAAAGAAGACGGAACGTTCGAGCTCATCGCCGTCGGCATGAACTCCGAGACGGACATCGACACGCAGATCAACGCGGTCGAGAACTTCATCTCCCAGAAGGTTGACGTCATAGTGCTCGCCCCCGCGGACTCCGTCGGACTCGTTCCCTCCGTCAAAAAGGCCGTGGACGCCGGCATTATCGTCGTCAACTTCGACGTCACACTCGATAAGCAGGCCCTCAAAGACAACGGGCTGCCCGAAGACTTCCTCTTTGTCGGCCCCGATAACGAAGAGGGATCCTACCTCGTCGGCAAATTCCTCGGCGGAAAACTCGGCAAGGGCGCGAAGGTCATCATCATTGAGGGCAACCCCGGCGCGGACAACGCGAAACAGCGCAAGGACGGCTTCGACAAAGCCATCGCGGAGACCGGGATGACGACGCTCGAATCCACCACCGCCCACTGGGAGACTGAGGAAGCGAACACCGTAGTGACGAACCTGCTCACGAAGTACCCCGACGTGCAGGGCGTTCTGTGCGCCAACGACTCGATGGCTCTGGGGGCAGCCCGCGCAATCGAAGCCGCCGGCAAAGTCGGCAAAATCGAACTCGTCGGTTTCGACAACATCGGCGCCTGCCAGGAGCTGATCAAAGAGGGCAAGATGCTGGCGACGGTCGACCAGTTCGGCCCGGAGCTTGCCGCAAGCGGGATCAAAGCGGGGCTCGCTATCCTGAGAAAAGAAGCGGGCGCGCAGACCTCCGGCTGGTACAAGACGGACGTCAAAGTCGTCGCCGCGGCGGACCTGAAGTAA
- a CDS encoding tryptophanase — MNQVIHFFGGENFPLEMHKVRIIQKLDLIPIEERVTAIREAGFNTFLLKNKSVFLDMLTDSGVNAMSDRQLASMMTADDSYAGSMSFERLSEATRSIFGKEFILPAHQGRAAENILASAFVTKGSVVPMNYHFTTTKAHIGLRGGTVAECFLPEAMNLSSTEPFKGNMNIPGLKKILEKSAGNIPFVRMEAGTNLIGGQPWSLANLKETSELCRAHKIPLVLDASLLADNLYFIKTREESQKNRSIREITRSIADAADIVYFSARKLGCARGGAILTGDAKLYEAMLEFVPLYEGFLTYGGMSVREIEAIAVGLEETMDFDMIRHGPEFIGFMAAELIARKIPVVTPAGGLGCHLNAREFLPHVSQEEFTAGSLAAAVFLAGGMRGMERGTLSEERNSDGSEHLCDVELLRLALPRRVFTLSQVKYAVDRIHWLFENRNLVGGLKWVNEPKILRFFSGKLTAVSDWPEKLARKFRQDLGDSL, encoded by the coding sequence GTGAATCAGGTTATCCATTTTTTTGGCGGCGAGAATTTTCCCCTGGAGATGCACAAGGTGCGCATCATACAGAAGCTGGACCTCATCCCGATCGAAGAACGGGTTACGGCGATACGGGAAGCCGGGTTCAACACGTTTTTGCTGAAAAACAAATCCGTCTTCCTGGACATGCTGACGGACAGCGGCGTCAACGCTATGAGCGACAGACAGCTGGCGTCCATGATGACCGCGGACGACAGTTACGCCGGATCCATGAGTTTCGAGCGTCTGAGTGAGGCCACGCGCTCGATTTTCGGCAAGGAGTTCATCCTCCCGGCCCACCAGGGTCGCGCGGCGGAAAATATTCTCGCCAGCGCCTTTGTTACAAAAGGCAGCGTCGTGCCCATGAATTACCATTTCACCACCACAAAAGCCCACATCGGACTTCGGGGCGGGACGGTGGCGGAGTGTTTCCTTCCGGAGGCCATGAACCTGTCCAGCACAGAGCCTTTCAAGGGCAACATGAACATCCCCGGGCTAAAAAAAATCCTTGAAAAATCTGCCGGCAACATCCCCTTTGTCCGCATGGAAGCGGGAACGAACCTGATCGGAGGCCAACCCTGGTCCCTGGCCAACCTGAAGGAGACCAGCGAACTTTGCAGGGCCCACAAAATCCCGCTGGTTCTGGACGCCTCTCTTTTGGCGGATAACCTCTACTTCATAAAGACCCGTGAGGAATCTCAGAAAAACAGGTCCATACGTGAAATCACCCGCAGCATAGCGGACGCCGCCGACATTGTCTACTTTTCCGCCCGCAAGCTGGGCTGTGCCCGGGGCGGGGCGATCCTTACCGGCGATGCGAAACTGTACGAGGCCATGCTGGAGTTCGTTCCCCTGTACGAGGGGTTCCTCACCTACGGCGGCATGTCGGTGCGGGAAATCGAGGCCATCGCGGTGGGGCTGGAGGAGACCATGGACTTCGACATGATCCGTCACGGACCGGAGTTCATCGGTTTTATGGCGGCCGAGCTCATCGCCCGCAAAATCCCTGTGGTCACGCCGGCCGGCGGTCTGGGGTGCCATCTGAACGCCAGGGAATTTCTGCCGCACGTGTCCCAGGAGGAATTTACTGCGGGGTCTCTGGCGGCGGCGGTTTTCCTGGCCGGAGGGATGAGGGGCATGGAGCGGGGCACTCTGTCGGAGGAACGCAACTCCGACGGCTCGGAGCACCTCTGTGATGTGGAACTCCTGAGGCTGGCCCTGCCTCGACGGGTCTTCACTCTTTCTCAGGTCAAATACGCCGTCGACCGCATCCACTGGCTTTTCGAGAACAGAAACCTGGTCGGCGGGCTGAAGTGGGTCAACGAGCCGAAAATACTTCGTTTCTTCAGCGGGAAATTGACCGCCGTCAGCGACTGGCCCGAAAAACTGGCTCGAAAATTCCGCCAGGACCTGGGCGACAGCCTGTAA
- the queD gene encoding 6-carboxytetrahydropterin synthase QueD has translation MLLRKEFVFDAAHNLIHYHGKCEALHGHTYRLAVILEGTPGEEGMILDFCELSAIVKERVVSRLDHAYINDVIEQPSAENIAAWVWDQIESEVLRDNCRLSSVEVWETATSCAVLTAGDRAKEPKR, from the coding sequence ATGTTACTTCGTAAGGAATTTGTTTTTGACGCGGCTCATAATCTGATCCATTATCATGGAAAGTGCGAGGCTCTTCACGGGCATACCTACCGGCTGGCGGTGATTTTGGAGGGAACTCCGGGTGAAGAGGGCATGATCCTTGATTTCTGCGAACTTTCCGCCATTGTAAAAGAGCGCGTGGTGTCCCGGCTGGATCACGCCTATATCAATGACGTCATTGAGCAGCCCTCGGCCGAAAATATTGCCGCCTGGGTGTGGGATCAGATTGAAAGCGAGGTTTTGCGGGACAACTGCAGACTGTCCTCCGTGGAGGTCTGGGAGACTGCCACCAGCTGCGCCGTTCTCACGGCCGGAGACCGGGCAAAGGAGCCGAAACGGTGA
- a CDS encoding ribokinase yields MKKILNIGSINIDYVYDVKDFVKPGETIPSLALNRFPGGKGLNQSIALAKAGGRVSHAGKTGADGRGMIDIMRDAGVDVSFVDSSGSTTGHAIIQVNSAGENCIILHAGANSELDEALIDRALGGFGEGDFLVLQNEVNGIPCMMKRAREKKLRIAFNLAPFGPEIKGYPLDLVDYFLVNEVEGRGLSGKDAPEDIVNEILRMFPSSSVVLTIGREGVVYRDAKATLIHGIYDVPVVDTTAAGDTFTGYFLSSLVDGQPVEEALRRASVASSLAVSRKGASSSVPTLDETLSANLKYLGQEQIKI; encoded by the coding sequence GTGAAGAAGATACTGAACATCGGCTCGATAAATATCGATTACGTATACGACGTGAAGGATTTCGTCAAACCGGGCGAGACGATTCCGTCGCTGGCCCTCAACAGGTTTCCCGGAGGCAAGGGGCTGAACCAGTCCATCGCCCTGGCGAAAGCCGGAGGCCGCGTCTCTCACGCGGGCAAAACGGGCGCGGACGGGCGCGGCATGATCGATATAATGCGGGACGCCGGAGTTGACGTCAGCTTTGTTGATTCGTCGGGGAGCACGACGGGACACGCGATAATACAGGTCAACTCCGCGGGCGAGAACTGCATCATCCTCCACGCCGGGGCCAACAGCGAGCTCGACGAAGCGCTCATCGACCGGGCGCTCGGCGGTTTCGGCGAGGGCGATTTTCTCGTCCTGCAAAACGAAGTGAACGGCATCCCCTGCATGATGAAACGCGCTCGCGAAAAAAAACTCCGCATCGCTTTCAACCTCGCGCCTTTCGGGCCGGAGATCAAAGGCTATCCGCTTGACCTTGTAGATTATTTTCTCGTGAATGAAGTCGAGGGCAGGGGGCTTTCGGGGAAAGACGCGCCGGAGGATATCGTGAACGAGATTCTGCGCATGTTCCCCTCGTCGTCGGTGGTTTTGACGATAGGCCGCGAAGGGGTCGTCTACCGCGACGCGAAAGCGACGCTGATTCACGGCATTTACGACGTGCCGGTGGTCGATACGACGGCGGCAGGCGACACGTTCACCGGTTATTTCCTCAGCTCGCTGGTCGACGGCCAGCCGGTGGAAGAGGCGCTTCGCCGAGCGTCCGTCGCGTCGTCGCTGGCCGTCTCGCGCAAGGGCGCGTCGTCGTCGGTGCCCACGCTGGACGAAACCCTGTCGGCGAATTTGAAATATCTGGGGCAGGAGCAAATCAAAATTTAA